The Pontibacter korlensis sequence ATAGCAACAGGAGCCATGCGGGGTAAAAGAAAAACTTTAATATCATGATAGACTGATAGCTGTATGTATTCTTTTACAAAGCTATCGCGGCTACATTAAAGGCTTCTTTGGCTTAAATTAGAAGTAGATTAGAGAAGGATTATTTTATGATTAAGAGGCCGGAAATATCAGCTTCACAATTGTGCCGTGTTCTGCAGCCGAGGCTATGGAGAGATCAATGTGACAGAATTCAGTGATATGCCTGGTAAGCGACAGACCGATCCCATGCCCTGGCCTGAGGTACTGCGTATTGGTTCCGCGGTAGAAGAGGTCAAATACTTTGTGCTGCTCCTGCTCCGGTATCCCCAATCCTCTATCCTGCACCAGTAGTGTAAGCCGCCCTTGTTCTGACAGCTTCACTGTGAGTGTTACTTTCTGCTCATCCGAAAACTTAAGCGCATTATCAATAATATTCGTTAGAGCCGTAGCTATAAGTTCCGGATGCGAATGGAGCTGCATCACTTCGCTATCATCTACTTCTATGAGCGTTTCCACTTCAGCATCCGGATACTTGAAGTGCAGTTTTTCCAATACCTCCCATAAAAGCTCATCAAGGCGGAAAGAGCGAAAAGTGGTTTTAGGATCATTGTTATTCAAACCGCTTATCAGAAGAAGCCCTTCGATTACAGAATTCAACTCTGAAGTATTTTTGGCGACCTTACTTAGCACCTTCCTGTAATGTTCAGAAGTATGCTCTTTATCCAAACTCAGCTCAGCTTCACCCAGGATGGCTGCAAGCGGAGTTTTTAACTCGTGAGAAACATTTTTTAAGAACTGCTTCTGGTTATTCACCCCAGACTCCAGC is a genomic window containing:
- a CDS encoding sensor histidine kinase encodes the protein MNLKQKLALRSTLVCALTLLLVLGSTLYFYRNYTLNSFYNKLENRALLSAIIFLEKDELNKRKYQEYERTYLNTLDNETLQIYDAAGDVAFVQEIESFPVDKQVLQLIHQKGRHNFRVEGRQFVGIYYEDNQGNFVVISSGEDRTGEAGLKNLSLVLFCLLIIGILINYVLNVLLAKRTFRPFSAILQKVNSISTENLSSRLAEIERPGDELSDLTSTLNTFLDRLESGVNNQKQFLKNVSHELKTPLAAILGEAELSLDKEHTSEHYRKVLSKVAKNTSELNSVIEGLLLISGLNNNDPKTTFRSFRLDELLWEVLEKLHFKYPDAEVETLIEVDDSEVMQLHSHPELIATALTNIIDNALKFSDEQKVTLTVKLSEQGRLTLLVQDRGLGIPEQEQHKVFDLFYRGTNTQYLRPGHGIGLSLTRHITEFCHIDLSIASAAEHGTIVKLIFPAS